A stretch of the Lactuca sativa cultivar Salinas chromosome 9, Lsat_Salinas_v11, whole genome shotgun sequence genome encodes the following:
- the LOC122196256 gene encoding NADH-ubiquinone oxidoreductase chain 1 has protein sequence MYIAVPAEILGIILPLLLGVAFLVLAERKVMAFVQRRKGPDVVGSFGLLQPLADGFKLIIKEPISPSSANFSLFRMAPVATFMLSLVTRGVVPFDYCMVLSDPNIGLLYLFAISSLGVYGIIIAGRSSN, from the coding sequence ATGTACATAGCAGTTCCAGCTGAAATACTTGGAATAATTCTACCACTTCTACTAGGAGTAGCCTTTTTAGTGCTAGCTGAACGTAAAGTAATGGCTTTTGTGCAACGTCGAAAGGGTCCTGATGTAGTGGGATCATTTGGATTGTTACAACCTCTAGCAGATGgttttaaattgattataaaaGAACCTATTTCACCAAGTAGTGCAAATTTCTCCCTTTTTAGAATGGCTCCAGTGGCTACATTTATGTTAAGTCTGGTCACTCGGGGCGTTGTACCTTTTGATTATTGTATGGTATTGTCAGATCCGAACATAGGGCTACTTTATTTGTTTGCCATATCTTCGCTAGGTGTTTATGGAATTATTATAGCAGGTCGGTCTAGTAATTAG
- the LOC111903062 gene encoding uncharacterized protein LOC111903062 encodes MKHDKIGSFFGRTSISKSSAGESSKRPCSNDLSFEESSKRPCPSNQSFPSVSNVNPQPTTTPITNVKLKDLPKDPGVRPKITTYHPIQIDEIRRAYLLQGPCQPRGHTFPSKKIGSKDKRFVDKWFDDFDWLEYSIKENKAFCLFCYVYGDMVGKQHGRDAFVSQGFDSWNKRQSLRDHMGGIDSFHHKAKENCEFLLKEKQSISAALKKQTNIEESNYKLRLGASIWCCKFLLKNGLPFRGHEESCSSLNRGLFLELLSF; translated from the exons ATGAAACAT GATAAAATTGGGTCCTTTTTTGGAAGAACGAGCATCAGTAAATCAAGTGCTGGAGAATCCTCCAAAAGACCATGCTCCAATGATTTAAGTTTTGAAGAATCCTCTAAAAGACCATGTCCTTCTAATCAATCATTCCCTTCGGTTTCTAATGTAAATCCACAACCTACAACTACTCCAATtacaaatgttaaattgaaagaTCTTCCAAAAGACCCAGGTGTTAGACCAAAGATTACAACTTACCATCCAATTCAAATTGATGAAATAAGGAGGGCATATTTGCTTCAAGGACCTTGTCAACCAAGGGGTCATACATTCCCTTCAAAGAAAATAGGTTCAAAAGATAAACGTTTTGTTGATAAGTGGTTTGATGACTTTGATTGGTTAGAATATAGCATAAAAGAGAACAAAGCATTTTGTTTATTTTGCTATGTATATGGAGACATGGTGGGAAAACAACATGGGAGAGATGCATTTGTTTCACAAGGTTTTGATAGTTGGAATAAAAGACAGTCATTAAGAGATCATATGGGTGGTATTGATAGTTTTCATCACAAAGCAAAAGAAAATTGtgaatttttattaaaagaaaaacaatCTATTAGTGCAGCCTTGAAGAAGCAAACCAATATTGAGGAGAGTAATTATAAACTTCGTTTAGGTGCTTCAATTTGGTGTTGtaaatttttattgaaaaatggtTTACCATTTCGGGGTCATGAAGAGTCGTGTAGCTCTCTTAATAGAGGGCTTTTCTTGGAGTTATTATCTTTCTAG